Within Bacillus sp. Marseille-Q1617, the genomic segment ATGACGAGCTTTCGCCGTCACAGATCAGGGTACTCGAAGAAAAACTCGATATCCGGGTGATGGACCGCACCATGCTCATCCTCGATATTTTCGCGGAACGCGCTAAAACGAGAGAGGCACAGCTTCAGGTAGAAGTGGCGCAGCTTCAATACATGCTGCCGAGACTTGTCGGAAGACGGGAATCACTTGGCCGTCAAGGCGGGGGATCGGGTCTTGCGAACAGGGGGGCGGGTGAAACGAAGCTTGAACTTGACCGCCGTCGCATTGAAGATAACATCACGGCGCTCAACAAAGAATTGGAAGCGCTGGTCGAGCTGCGCAAAACACAGCGGAAACAGCGGAAAAAGAGCGGTCTTCCGATCGTATCGCTCGTCGGGTATACGAACGCCGGTAAATCAACGACGATGAATGCACTGATTGAAACATTCAATCCGGGTGAAAGCAAGCAGGTATTTGAAAAAGATATGTTGTTCGCCACATTGGACACATCTGTCAGGAACATCACACTCCCTGACAACAAGGCATTCCTCTTGACCGACACGGTCGGTTTCGTCAACAAGCTGCCTCATCACCTTGTCAAGGCTTTCCGCTCGACGCTTGAGGAAGTGGCAGAAGCAGACCTCATCATCCACGTCGTCGATTATTCCGATCCCCATCATGAAACATTGATGAAGGTCACGAACGAAACGCTCGATGATATCGGAGTCGGGGACATCCCGGTGATCTATGCCTTCAATAAAGCGGAACTGGTCGATGAAGAGAAGGTCGGCAGCGTCGTAAAT encodes:
- the hflX gene encoding GTPase HflX, whose amino-acid sequence is MEERLRAIALGVNTKEQGEDFEYSMLELKGLAEARHIDVMAEMTQNLPKRNHVHYIGKGKIDELLPLIEEMEADVLLANDELSPSQIRVLEEKLDIRVMDRTMLILDIFAERAKTREAQLQVEVAQLQYMLPRLVGRRESLGRQGGGSGLANRGAGETKLELDRRRIEDNITALNKELEALVELRKTQRKQRKKSGLPIVSLVGYTNAGKSTTMNALIETFNPGESKQVFEKDMLFATLDTSVRNITLPDNKAFLLTDTVGFVNKLPHHLVKAFRSTLEEVAEADLIIHVVDYSDPHHETLMKVTNETLDDIGVGDIPVIYAFNKAELVDEEKVGSVVNDRVYLSAKQRKGIDALIDVIKSHVFKDYKKCDMLIPFSQGQLISYFNEHANVLHTEYEENGTKLTVECRSADYEKYREYVVQ